AGGGCGGCAGCACACAGCGCGGTACATGGGGCGGCTTCGCGCCGCTTCTGACCGATTGTGATGTCGGCGACAAAAAAAGCGCGGTGGCCTTCGGGCCACCGCGCTTTTTCTTTGGCCGCGCCGCTGAGGACGCTACGTTTAAACGAAGGCGGCCTTAACCCCTAGCCCTTAGCCTGCGCTACGAGCGTTATGTGCGGTCAGAAACTTGATCAGGCCGTCGATGCCGCCCTTCGAAATCTGATCCGCAAACTGCGTCTGATAAACCTGAATCAGCCAGGCGCCCATCATGTTGATGTCGTAGACCTTCCAGCCGGACGGGCCCTTGGTCAGACGGTAGTCGATCGCGTCGTCGCCGCCGTTGCTGATCACATGCGACTGCACGACGATGTCCTTCGCGCCCGCCGATGCGTCGACCGGCAAGAACTTGAACTTCACGTCCTGATCGCGCAATTGCGACAGCGACGCCGCATAAGTGCGAACCAGCAGCAGCGTGAATTGGTCATAAAGCTGCTTCTGCTGCTCGGGCGTGGCGGTCGACCAGGCCTTGCCCACGGCGATCCGCGTGGTGCGCTGGAAATCCGTGGCCGGCAGGAAGCGCGTTTCCACGAGTTGCGTGATTTTGCCCATGTCGCCGCCGCGCGCTTGCGGGTCGGCCTTCATGGCAGCGACGGTGCCCTCGACGGCACCCTTTACCACCGCATCAGGCGCGCTTTGCGCAAAAGCTGCCGTGGAAACCACGGCCGCAGCCAGAAAAGCAGACAGATAACGTTTCATACGCTCGTCAAAACCTGAAAGAAGTAAGTGCCGACAGCCTTGTCAGCCGCGGCGAAAGCAGGATAGACCAGTATACCGATATTGCGTTCCCACCCCGATGCGCCGCACCGGGCGCTGTACTTGCTACCGAATACGGCCCGGATCCCTCGGGCTCTGTATACTTGTGCACTTTCGTCAAAAACAACGTCCCGTGATAAGGCCAGTTTCGCCTACATGCTGAAGTCATCTATTGTCCGTCTCGTCGCCTACTCGGTGCGATATCC
This genomic stretch from Paraburkholderia bryophila harbors:
- a CDS encoding MlaC/ttg2D family ABC transporter substrate-binding protein, translating into MKRYLSAFLAAAVVSTAAFAQSAPDAVVKGAVEGTVAAMKADPQARGGDMGKITQLVETRFLPATDFQRTTRIAVGKAWSTATPEQQKQLYDQFTLLLVRTYAASLSQLRDQDVKFKFLPVDASAGAKDIVVQSHVISNGGDDAIDYRLTKGPSGWKVYDINMMGAWLIQVYQTQFADQISKGGIDGLIKFLTAHNARSAG